The nucleotide window GCAGATTGCAGAAGACGACCGGGGATTCAGCGCATTCTCCGCCCGTGGGGAAGAGAAGCTCGCGGCGGTGTTCTCCACGGCCTACGACGCTCTCGACGCCGACGCGGCGAAGCTGTACAGGCTTCTGGGTCTCCTGCCCGGCGCCGACGTGGCACCGGACACCGCGGCTGCGGTACTCGACCGGTCCGCTGCTGCCGTCGCCGCCCTGGTCGACACCCTTGACGACGCCGGCCTCCTCAACATCGGCTCGACGGGCCGGCTCTCCCTGCACCGGATGGTCCGCCGCCACGCGGCGCACCTCGCCCGGCTCACCGACCCGCCGGAGACCCACGAAGCGGCCAAGCGACGGCTGGTCGAGCACCTGCTGGTCAAGGCGGCGTTTGCCGATTTGGCCGCGCTGGGGCCGGGGCGCTACCGGTGTACGCCAGGCGACCTGACCCAAGCGCGCCGATCCCCGTTCACCGGCGCCGATGCCCGCCGTACTGCGCTGGACTGGCTCGACGCCGAACGCGCGAACCTCCTCGCTGCGCAGCGCGTCGCCGCCGACGAAGGCTGGCACGACGAGTCGTGGCAGCTCGCCGAGGCGCTGACCGCGTTGTACGTGACCCGGCGATACCTGGTGGACTGGACGGTTTCCAGCGAGCTGGGCGCGGCTTCCGCGCGCCAGGCCGGGAATGCCGCCGCGGAGGCACGGCTCCGCAGCTTCGGGTCGCGAGCCTGGAGCGACCTCGGCAGGCTCGACCGTGCCGAAGAAGAGCTGATCACCAAGGCCCTGCCGATCGCCGAGGAACTGCCCGACGTCCGGCTCCGGGGATCGGTGTGGGAGATGGTCGGCCGGCTCAGAGACGTGACCGCACCCGGCGAGGCAGCGGAGGCTTATCAGCGCGCCATCGCGCTGTTCACCTCGCAGGAGGACGAGCGCGGAGTCGCGTTCGTCACCCTCTTCCTCGGCGGCTCGCAGCGCCGGAACGGTGACTGGGCGCGCGCGGAGGAGACCTTGCGCGCCGCTCTGCCGTTGATCCGTGCGGTGCCGGACACCCGGATGGAAGGCCGGTGCCTGGTCGAGCTGGGAAAGGCGCTGCACGGGGCCGGACGTCCCGAAGACGCGCGCCGGGAGTTCACCCAGGCGGTGGAAGTGCTGCAGAGAAGCGGTGATCAGTTCTACGAGGCCCAGGCGCACGAGGCGCTGCTGGCGATCGCGGAGGCCGAGGGCGACGAAAGCGCCGGGCGCAACGCGCTGGCGCGGATGGTCGAGATCCACATCCGCCTCAAGAGCCCGCGCGCCGAGGAGCTCACGGAGCGGCTGGCGCGGTACTCGAAGGGGTGAACCGAACCGAAAACTCGTGGACTCGTGCGCCGGTCCGGACGGTCACCGCACGGTCCCCGAGGGTTCGGTTGAGCCAGCAGCAGTAGAGGGCGGAGGCGGCCGTCGCGACGTCTTCGGGCTGCCAGCGCGGTGAGCCGATCCAGGCTTCGCCGGCACCGCGGACCATCGCCCAGCATCCGTCGGCAGTCGCGGTGAGAGCCAGCCGCGCGCCGGGATAAGCGTCGAGGGTCGCCCTGGCCCATGTTCGTGCCTCGACCGCGTCGAGGACCTGGCGACGCACGATCGCGGCCGCGCGCTCGACGATCTTCAGCTCCGGCTCGGTTTCGTCGGCCACGACGTGGGCGTCCATCGGATAATCGGCTCGCATCGCGGACGCCGGGAACCGGATGAGGTCGAGCGACCCGTCAGCCGGCGTGGCCGTCTGCACCACGTGGGAGCGGACTCGGCGGTGCAGCGGGACCGGGAGCGGGATCCGGCGCGTCGGCGCGTGCGGTCCAGGCGGAGCCAGCGCGAGCCGGTCGTAGATGAGGTTCCGGAGGTTGGTGGCGGCCTCGCCGGTGTGGGCGAAGACTCGCGAGGTCACGGCGGCGTACTGCCCCGGCCGGTGTGCTGCGCGCGCCTCTTCGACCTGGGGGAGCAGCGGTGCGTCCGGCGCCAAGGCGGGGGCACTGCGGGCGAGCAGGTGCGGGGGCGAACCCGCGACCGTTTCCTCGGTGGGCGTGCTCAGCAACAGCGGCTTGTCCAGGGCGGCCGCGACGAGGCCGAGCGATCCGTGGTCGGTCAGCACCTGGTCGGCGGCGATGAGCCCGGCCTGCCAGCCGGCGTGCGGTGGCATGAGGACGAGCCCGGCGTCGAGTGCCGAGGAAAGCCACAGGTGGATCTGGTGGCGTCCGTAGCGCGCCCAGATGTTCGGATGGAGGACGGCGCAGACCTGGTAGGAGTCCGCGGGGAGCTCGCCGAGCAGGTGCAGGGGGAGGGCGTGCCGGCGGCCGAGCAGCGAGTCCGTGCGCCAGGTGGACGCGAGGGTGATCAGGGTCCGGTTCCCGGTGCCGAGCTCGGCGCGGTAGTGGGCGCGCAGGCCGCGGCTGGCTGCCACCCGGTCGAAGGCGGTATCGCCTACGACGGCGGTCCGGCCGGCGGTCGCCGGGCAGGCGGCGAGGAGCTGGGTGATCTGCTCGGGGTGCTGGAGGGTGACGGTGGCCTTGCCGTCGCGGAGCACCCGTTCCGGCGGGAGACCAGCGAGCCGCTGCCCAGTGCCGGTGCGGTCGGGAACGTACTTGTTGAACCCGAGGCCGTGCGGGAGCACGATCGTGTGCGCCCGGATGTGCTCGAAGTCGATGTTCTCGCTCGCCGAGAGGGCGAGGTCGTAGCGGACGTCCCCGGCTGCGACCCTGGTCCAGGGGATCGGGGTGATGCCGGCGTCGCGCAGGACGTCGGGTACGCCGTCGCTGAAGGCGGAGGTGGCGTTGACGGTGAAGACGAACCGGATCCGGAAGTCGTCACCGAAGAGGTCGAGGGCGTCGAGCAGGCGGTAGGTCGAGGTCAGCGTCCGGGCGACGACGAGAACGGTCCGCTCGTAGCCGAAGGTGTCCCAAACGGCTCCCGGCTCCCGGCTCCCGGCTCCCCCGGCTCCCGGCTCCCGGCTCCCGGCTCCTCTACTCATTGTATCAATGCCATCGCTCAGAGTGAATCCAGGTCGGTCAGCCTGGTGCTTCGGTGGTCAATCGGAGCTTAACCAGCCGGGAGGTCATGATCGATTGCAGTGGGAGTGATCTCCGTTGCGCTCCGCTCGTGTTGCCGTCAGCGTGCGGCAGCGGCGCGGGCCCTGGCCGAAACGTTCGTGGCGAGAGTCCGCCGAATCGACTCGGTTTCGCTCGTCGGCTGGTGGCGTGACAGTTCACCGGCTACCGCGCGGGGAACAAGGGTACCGGGATCCTTCAGGCTGTCGTACAACACTCCGAGCGGTCCCGGGGCAAGCCCATCGGTGGCAAGTAGCCGGGCCAGGCAGGCGGAGGCTGTCGCCCGGACGCGGGGAACTGCGTCGTGGCACATGACCATCAGCATCCCGGCGCCCTCGCCGGCAGCGCGTCGCAATGCGAGGCGAGCAGCCCACTCACGCTGGTCGGCGTCCCCGGCCAGCAGGCTGCCGATCGCCGTGTCCGTGACGTTGTCAGCTTGGGACAATCGCGCGGCCAGCGCGCGCGCCGCTCCTTTGGCAGATGGCAGGAGGTTGGGTGCGAGTTGCTGGGGAGCACGAGTTGTGAGTGCGGTGGTGATCGGAAGCAGCTTGGCCCGGACCTCGGCGGGGAGGCTGTCCGCGTCGTGAGCCAGGAGGCGGCAGCAGCCGGAAACGTCGTCATCGCCGACGAGTGGTTCGCTCAGCAGTGCGTAAACGGGCTCCCACCTGGCCAGGCCGGTGTGGGCGAGGTTCAGCGCTACCAGCAATTTGCCTGCTTCGTAGCCGCCGAGGTCGTAAGTCGATTGCCGGGCCAGCGTGATGGTGTTCGAGATCAGAGCCTCGAGCTTGCCCATCAGCTGGATGCACGCTGACGCCGGAAGCTGATCGAGCCGGGGCAGGTGACCCAGAGCTTCGAGTGAGCCGTCGAGGACGGCACCTTGGAGAGCCGTTACCGCTGCCGGCTGCTGCTCAGCCACGGCGGCTAACAGCGCGAGCTGAAGCGAGGGATGGTGCGAGGGGGCAGCGGCCACTGCCTTCGCGGCTCTCTCCGCTGTCCAGACGTGCGCCGGAACGGCCGACACCGCGCGGCTCCAGCTGATGGCAAAAGCCTGGTCGGTCTGCGGGGGGAAGCGCCAGGATCCGATCCGCGATCCCGTTGATCTTCGACCGCTCCGCGGAGCGCGTCAACCGCGCCAATGTGTCGATCAAGTCGAACGCCAAGCCGCCGCCCCATCGACTCGCGGGAACCAGCGCAGCCGGGTTGTCGATGGCGCCGGAAATCCAGTCGACAGCGTTGGACGCTGTTTCGGCGTCCAGAACGTCGCCGCCGGATCTCAGCAACGCCAACGTGGCCATGAGGGTGCTTCGGGTCGGTTGCCGGAGGTCGATGCCGGCTGCCGCGGACCGGACGCCGGCAGCCGGTCCGTCCTGGACGTAGCGGTGCACGACCCTGCCGAGCTGGCGGTCGGCGCCGCAGTTGTGGAGACCGCTCACCAGGTCACGGACCTGGTCCGGATCTGCGTCCCGGTCGGTCTGCAGGATCTGCGCGCTCAAGGTGAGGGCTTCGAGGTTCTGCCATGCGCTGTGGTCACCGAGATGGCTGGACAGGACGGCTGTGGTCACCAGAGTGTTGTGGGCGCTCTTGTCATCGAAGATGACCGCAGTCGGGTATCGGGACCAGCTGTCGAGCTGGGCGTTAAGCGCTGCACTGGCACCGGTCGCGACGCTGCTGCTGCGCCACCAGACGGCGAGTGTGTCTGCGCCGGCGATCGCGTCCTGCAGTTGGCCATGCCCCCAGTCGGCGAGGCGGAAGGTCAGCAGCGAGGCTATGCTGACGATCGCGGTCGCTGTGACGTCGTCGGGATGGGTGTACCTGATGCGCTGGGCTTGCGCGACGGCGGCACGGGCTTTCTCGAGGTCGTCGAGTTCGATGCATGCACGAGCGTGCTGGATCCGCAGCCACGCGTCGTCCACCGGCGCGGCGTCGTCTTTCTCCAACGCGTCGGCCAGCAACTGCACCGCATCGTGTACGTGGCCGGACCCCAGGAGCGCCGCCGCAGCGGCGACGGTCGCTGCGGTGCGTTCCTCCGGTCGTTCGGCGTCGCCGATGGCGGCGATCAGCCTGTCGGCGTCATCGGCGAGCATGCGTGTGGCCAGTGCGGCGACGAAACGCCATGACCAACTCGCCGAATCGGCCGCTGCTTCGAGCGTCGGGTTCTTCGGGTTCAGGTTCGAATAGGTCTCCAGTTCGTGGAAGCGACCTTCGACGACCATGGCGGCGGCTTGCGCCGGGACAGCAAGCTCTGCGGTTCGGCCCGTCGCCTGGGCACTACCAGACGGGGAACGAGAAGTGCGTGTCGCAGCATGGCCGAGGTGGAGATCGACACAGCGCCGGTCCAGGCGCTTCCCTCCCACGGCGAGGTCCGATGGTGCGACGCCGCGAATGCCATGAGGGCGTCGCGATGATCTTCGTCGATCGTGTTGCCGCTGGGAACGAGTATCTTGACCCCGGCCCCGGTGCTGACCACGGTGTCGGCCGTGAGCCCGACCCAGTGCGAGGTCCCGGTTTCCGGATCGTGGAGGACCAGGATGTGCGGCAGGACGTGGTTGATCCAGTAGGCGGTGTGCTCGTCGTCGTTGTCGCGGAACCACCATCCGACGGTCTGGCCGGTTGAGTCCTTCTTGGGCTCCTTGAAGAACGCCTTGCCGGTCTTGATTTGCGCGCCGAGCATGCGGCCCGAGTCGAACAGGCGCTGATCGCGTACGAGGAGGAAGAGGTCGGTGCCGACATCGAATTCTGGTGCTGCGGCTGCGCCCCATCCGAGCTTGACGAATGCGTGCTTGACCGCGGCTTCGCCCTCGCTTCCCGTTTGCACGGACTGTGGTTGTCGCACGGTGAAGATTCCGCCCTATCGGTCGGGAGCGCCGGGTCGACGCTCCGGTGCCGGCGTCCATGCTCGGTGCTGATCGAGCGCATCCTGGATTGCCGTGGTGGGATGCTTGGCCGTGGCATCGTGATTTGGCCCCGGTTCGGCACCGTTAGCGGGCCCCACCGATCGGGCGAATTCCTGCTCGTGGTGTGCGAGTCGGTGGGTCGAGGAGAGGGTCCTGGGTGGACAGTGCCGGGGAGGGGCCGTCCGCGTGGGAGCCGGGATGGTGTCCAGGGTGGAGTTGTTCGCGCTGATCCGGCGAGATGCCCGGGTGGAAGGCCTGTCTGTCCGGGCGCTGGCTGACCGGCATGGGGTGCATCGCCGGACGGTGCGTCAGGCGCTCGGCTCGGCCGTCCCGCCGCCGCGGAAGACACCAGCCCGGTCCTCGCCGGTGACGGGTCCGCTGCGTGAGGCGATGGACGAGATCCTGCGAGCGGATCTGGACGCGCCGCGCAAGCAGCGGCATACCGCGCACCGGATCTGGGAGCGGCTGGTCGACGAGCACGACGCCGAGATCGCCTACCGCACCGTGTCGAAGTACGTCGCCCGCCGCCGCCCGGAGATCCTGCTGGAAGCCAGAAACCGGGCAGGAGTGATGGACGGATTTGTTCCACAGACGCATCTTCCGGGCCAGGACGCTGAGGTCGACTTCGCCGAGGTCTGGGTCAACGTCGGCGGTGTCGACACCAAGTGCTTCCTCTTCACGCTGCGAATGTCCTTTTCTGGTAAGGCAATTCATCGCGTCTACTCCTCGCAAGGGCAGGAAGCGTTCTTTGCCGGGCATGTCGCAGCGTTCACCGAACTTGGCGGTGTCCCGGCCGGGGAGATCCGTTACGACAACCTGTCCTCGGCGGTCCGGCGGGTCTGCTTCGGACGATCACGAGTGGAAACCGAGAAGTGGGTGCTGTTCAAGTCCGCCTACGGTGTCACCAGTTTCTATTGCATGCCAGGCAAAGAAGGCGCCCACGAGAAGGGTGGTGTCGAAGGCGAAGGCGGGCGGTTCCGGCGACGCTGGTTCGTCCCGGTCCCGAAAATCGCCGACATCTCCGGCCTGGCCGGCATCAACGACCGGCTCGCCGCAGCCGACCATGCGGAGGACGCCCGGCACATCGACCAGCGGACGGCCACGATCGGGCAGGACTTCGCGCTCGAAGCACCGCTGCTGGCGGCGTTGCCGGTCGACGAGTTCGACATCGCGCTGACCACGACACCGCGCGTCGACCGCTACGCCAGGATCACCGTCCGCCAAGCGCTCTACTCAGTTCCCGCGCGGCTGATCGGGCAGACGGTCCGGGCAAAGCTCGACGCGGAGGAACTGGTGGTATTGCACGGATCCGCCGAGGTCGCCCGGCACCCGCGGCTGACCACCAAGGGCGGCCAGCACCTGGTGCTCGATCACTACCTCGAAGTCCTGGCCGGCAAACCGGGTGCGCTGCGCGGGGCGACTGCGTTGGTCCACGCACGGCAGAAGGGCTGGTTCACCGCCACCCACGACGCGTTCTGGGCCGCCGCCCGCGCCAAACACGGCGACCAGGCCGGCACCCGGCTGCTAATCGAGGTTCTGCTGCTGCACCGGCGGATGGCCCACGCGCATGTGATCGCTGGGATCCGCGTCACGCTGGAGGCCGGGTCGGTCTCGCCGGACGTGGTCGCGATCGAGGCCCGCAAACACGCCGCCGCAGCAGGAAGCACCGCCGGCGATGTCGAAGTTGAGCCTCCGGGGCCGCAGCGCAGCCGCAGCAAAGTCGTCTCGCTGCCCGAACGCCGCCGCGACTCCGACCTGCCACCGGACTCCCGCCCCGCCCCGTCGGTCGCCGCCTACGACCAGTTACTCAGCAATACTCCGAAGAAGGGGAACGCGTCATGACCCGCACCACCAGCCGCGGCCGGGACCAGCTCACCGAGGAAGCCGCCGACGCCGCGATCGAGCAGGCCTGCCGGATCCTGCGGCTGCCGACGATCCGCGACCGCTTCGGCGACCAGGCCGCCGCCGCGGCCCGCCAGCAGGCCACCTACAAGAGCTTCCTGTCCGAGCTGCTGTTCATCGAGTGCGAGGACCGCGAGGTCCGCCGCAAGGCCCGCCTGGTCAAGCAGGCCGGTTTCCCGCGCACCAAACGCATCGAGGACTTCGACTTCGCCGCGAACCCGAACGTCCCGCCCGCCCTCGTGCACACCCTCGCCAAGGGCGCCTGGATCCGCGCCGGGCAACCGGTCTGCCTGATCGGCGACTCCGGCACCGGCAAGTCCCACCTGCTGATCGGGCTCGGCACCGCCGCCGCGGAAGCCGGGTTCAAGGTCCGTTATGTCACCGCCGCCGCGCTGGTTAACGAGCTCGTCGAGGCCGCCGACGACAAGCACCTGTCCAAGACCATCGCCCGCTACGGCCGAGTCGACCTGCTTTGCCTCGACGAACTGGGGTATCTCGAGCTCGATCGGCGCGGCGCGGAGCTGCTGTTCCAGGTGTTCACCGAGCGGGAGGAACGCTCCAGCATCGCCATCGCCAGCAACTCGGCGTTCAGCGAGTGGGCTCGCACCTTCACCGACCCGCGGCTCTGCGCCGCGATCGTCGACCGCTTGACGTTCGACGCCTCGATCATCGAGACCGGCACCGAGTCGTTCCGGCTGCGCACCACCAAACGCCGCCGCAGCAGCACCCGGGCCAGCTGAATACCCGGGTCAGAACGGCGCGTCGCGCCAGTCCACCTCGACCGGCCCGGTCGGCGGGACACGGATCGTTCCCGCGTCGATCTCGACCCGGTCGCCGGCGGCGATCTCGGCCGCGAACACGTCCAACGTGTCCTCATCCAGCCGGCAGTCCCACGTCTCGCAGGCGGCCTCCAACTCGCGGCGGACCACCGCGACCGGCCGGCCCGCGAACCCGATGAACACCTCGTCCAGCGCCCACACCAACGTCACCACTGGGCCGGGCTCACGCTCGCTCACCACGCCATCGTGACCAGCCAGCACTCGACTCGACCAGCAGAAACACCCGAACGAGGTGGGGCCAAATCAGAATGCCGCCCCGACGCCAACGGCGGCAGGTGGGGCCACATCAAGATGCCGACCGATCCCGCAACCCAGCCGCCGGGGCCAAATCAGAATGCCGAACCGGGGCCAAATCAACTTGCCGAAATCAGATGCTTGAATTGTTGACAACGGCCGTACGTGGACTAGTTCTGTGGCAGCTTTTCGGTGCCTCGAGTCGGCTGGGGTGCCCGTGCAGCGATCGTCCGGAAGAGACTGAGAGGTGCTTGGCATTCAGCCGCGAGGGCGAGTTCGTCGATTTCGGTCTCCGCCTTGAGGAGTTCGACGGCGCGGGGAAGTAGCGAAGGTTGCTCGAGAAGCGGCATCGGACCCGGCTCCCGGCGTCGCCAGCCGCGGTTGGACACCGTGGTCATCGCGTTGCGGTAGGTGACGTCGCTCATCACCTTGAGGCTGCGGGCGCGGTAGAGCAGGGCTTGGAGGCTGATGTTCCACTGCTGCTTGAGCTGGCCGAGTCGACGCCAGTCCGCGTTCGCAGGCAGCTGGTCCGCGATTTCTTCGGCGGGTGTGAGGAACTCGGCGGCGAAGCGGTGTGCCTGGTCCTCGACCGCGCGACTGCCGGGCTCGGCGTCGAGGTGCATGACGAGGTGACCCAACTCGTGGGCGACGTCGAACCGCTGGCGGTAGTAGTCGTCCTTCGCCGGGTTGAGGATGATGATCGGCCGCAGCGGCGTGTCGAACGAGTACGCGTCCACGCTCGCGTTACCGGGTGGGCTGAACACCACGAGGCATCCGTGGTTCTCCGCCAGCCTGATCAGATGCCCGACCGGTCCCGGTGGCAGGTTCCACTGCTTCCGGAGCAGCCGCGCGGCTTCTTCAGGCGCATCGCTCGCCGGTGCGTCGACGGCGACCGGATGGCTGGGCAGATTCCTCTCGGGGAACTGCGCGTGCCGCTCGATCGTCAGGGCGACGTCGACGGCCATGCACCCGTACGCGTGGGCCTGGTCCCGGGAAATCTGGCTGGTGGAACGCAAGGATCGGAAGTGCGGCGCGGTCGTCGCGGTGGGCAATTCGTGCGCGCGCGTGATGAAGAATTCCGGGCTCACGTCGAGGGCGAGGGCGAGCGCGGCGACCGTGGCCGCGGCGGGGCGCTTGAGCCCGCTCTCGTAGGCCGCGACCGCGGTCGGTGTTTTCTGGATGCGGTCGGCCAGGCCGTTCTTGCGCAGGCCCGCCAGCTGGCGCGCCAAGGTCAGCCGCCCGCCATCGAAGAAGGTGGCAACGTCGCCCAGCCGATCACTCATGCCTCACCAATAGCACGCGGACCGTCGTGGTCGCGCGCCGGGCGACGGATACGCACGTCGGCGTCCGCCACGGCGTCCCCGGTCGGTTCGGCTGGGCTCGTCGCCCGCCGGGACGTCGTGGGCTCGCCGTCCGGGCCGCTGCCGGCAGCCAATCCGGTGCGCCAGACCCAGGCGTTGCCGTGGTCGAGGTTCCAGCGGATGCGCCCGAAGGACAGTTCGACTTCGGCTGTCGTGGGGTCCATCGCGTGGGCGAGCACCAGCGTGCGCCGGAGTTCTCGCTGCTCCTCGGGCAGTTCGTCGAGCGGCGAGAAGCCGGCCAGCCCGGAGATCGGGAACAGCCCGCCGTCCTCTTCTCCATGGAGTTGCTTCGCGACCAGTTGCTTGGTCTCGCTGCGCTCGGTCCAGGCGATCTTGGCGACCTGGCCGAACTCATAGGACGCGAGCAGCCATCGCCACCCGGCGACGGACCAGCCTGGTGAGCCGTTGAGGTCGCGACGCACGACCGTGCCGGCCGGCAGCAGCGGCATGGTCCGCGAGTCCCGGTCGGCGATGCCGTCGGCGAGCACGTCACGACCGACGGAGTCCTGGCCAGGCGGGACGGCGAAGTCGCCGCACTGGAAGACCCGGTCGAGCCGGTCGACGAGGTAGACGTGGGCGTTGAACCCGATCCAGGACTGTTTGTGACCGCCCGCCGGGTTGTAGTCCTCGCGCAGCTGGCCGTACGCCGACCGGTGCGCCCACACGATCCCGTCGAGCACGCCCCGGCGCCGAAGCGCTGCCAAGACGTCGTCTTCCTCGCTCATGGCGCAGTACTGTACTCGAAGTCAGTAATCTGTGTTCAGAAGTGAACCGGACGGCGTGTCGTCAGGCTGCATCCGGCTGGTCCAGCTGCCGACGAGCCAGTACTCCCGGCCCTCATGCGCCAAGACCTACACCCGCTGCACTGGAAGCTCCCATCGAATGTCTGCCGAACCAGATTTCGTGCGGCTGGTCCGGCTGCACGGTGAGGCCGACGCGGTCCCAGGTCGGAGCCGGGCCGGATTGGCGGACTTCCCGCTGGCGGTCCTCGTCGTGTTACGTCCGGATGCTGCGCCAAGAGCCGTCGGAAGCGGTGAAGGTTGCCCATTCGGCACCGGCGCCGTCTGCGCCTTGGCGGCCGAACGTGATTCCGGCAGGCAGGTCGGCTTGGGCGAGGAACCAGGGGATGAGCGAGTTCCCCAGGCGCCGCCGGGTTGCTGGGTGTGGAACTCGCGGACGCTCCCTTGGTGAGCAGGTTGGCGATCGTCTCCGTGATGGGTGCCTTGATGGCGTCCTCGAGCCAGTCGCACTGGCCGGTCGCGTGGCATTCAAGGAACACCCACTCGCCGTCGGACGGAGGGACGGAGTGGCGCTTCTGATGGCTCTCGCCGGCTGGGCGATCCTGCTGGCCGGGTCCTGGTTTTCGTTACGCCGGCGGGTCGCTCGCTACCGGGGCCGGACGAGGACATAGGTGTTCCGACACGCGCCTCCGGGTCTTGCCGGCCCTGCGGCTTGTCGTATTCGGCATCACCGTCAGCGGCCGACTGGGGTGGGTGGCGGTGGCCTGGATCCAGGGACGGAATACGGCACCGTTGGAGTCGGTTCCCGACCTGCCGTTCCGGGTGAAGCAGTTCGATTACCTGGGTGACCTCGACGCCCCCGGCCTCGAGATCGCGGCCACCGCCTGCGCGATCGTCAGCCGGTCCGGTATTCCGGCCGGACCGGCGGAGTCGCTGTGGCGGTTGCTGGCGGACCGGCCATCGCGAGCTGGCGCCGCAGTCGAGCCGGGGCGAGCCCGCGACCTGACGGAGTGGCTTCCGGAAGCCGTGCGGGATCGCAGTGCCGCACTGTTGACCAGCGGAAGAGCCATACCGCAGGAAGCCTTGCCTTTCGATCTCCTCGATCGAACTCTGTGAGCAGCTTCGTGCTTCCGCAAGGTTCAATTGCGCCAGCCGGCGGCGAGCAGTGCTCGGATCTCCGCTGTCGACAGGCGTACGGTGCGGTCGCCTCGACGTTCGTAGATCAGGGTGCCCTCGTGCTTGGCGACGACAAACGGCTTCGTGTGTTCCGGCTGAGCGGGAATGCTGATCAGCACGACGACTCCGCAGCCTGCAGGCACAACGTCGATCTCCAGACCCAGAACAACGGGAGAAATGTGTTCGTCGATGATCTTCCGGTACCGCTCCGCCGTGTGTGCTCTCGCCGCGACGGGGGTGATCCCTGTGATGACGTCGCGGCCGTCGGCTGGTTCGGTTTTGAGACCGACCGCCAGCAGGCCCGGCCGACGACCGTTGGCGAAACCGCTCACGGCCTTCGTCAGCTTGTCGTTGCC belongs to Amycolatopsis tolypomycina and includes:
- a CDS encoding tetratricopeptide repeat protein, producing MVVPHEVPLGPRVFVNRTPDFERMTEFWRRRSGVARVGVCSGLPGVGKTAFVRRCVQQARDEGAFPGGDLHVDFGPVDGERLSVSDALASCLTSLGVAKDVLPASLAGRANQLRSLTAELPVLLVLEDVTDPAQVVPFLPNSQASAVLVTSSGRLGELIMDGAEPIPLEPLGGADGAHLLRELAGARVAAEPDAVAELVRQCAGLPVALKVVAARLVARPGLSVAALAQQIAEDDRGFSAFSARGEEKLAAVFSTAYDALDADAAKLYRLLGLLPGADVAPDTAAAVLDRSAAAVAALVDTLDDAGLLNIGSTGRLSLHRMVRRHAAHLARLTDPPETHEAAKRRLVEHLLVKAAFADLAALGPGRYRCTPGDLTQARRSPFTGADARRTALDWLDAERANLLAAQRVAADEGWHDESWQLAEALTALYVTRRYLVDWTVSSELGAASARQAGNAAAEARLRSFGSRAWSDLGRLDRAEEELITKALPIAEELPDVRLRGSVWEMVGRLRDVTAPGEAAEAYQRAIALFTSQEDERGVAFVTLFLGGSQRRNGDWARAEETLRAALPLIRAVPDTRMEGRCLVELGKALHGAGRPEDARREFTQAVEVLQRSGDQFYEAQAHEALLAIAEAEGDESAGRNALARMVEIHIRLKSPRAEELTERLARYSKG
- a CDS encoding tetratricopeptide repeat protein: MVVEGRFHELETYSNLNPKNPTLEAAADSASWSWRFVAALATRMLADDADRLIAAIGDAERPEERTAATVAAAAALLGSGHVHDAVQLLADALEKDDAAPVDDAWLRIQHARACIELDDLEKARAAVAQAQRIRYTHPDDVTATAIVSIASLLTFRLADWGHGQLQDAIAGADTLAVWWRSSSVATGASAALNAQLDSWSRYPTAVIFDDKSAHNTLVTTAVLSSHLGDHSAWQNLEALTLSAQILQTDRDADPDQVRDLVSGLHNCGADRQLGRVVHRYVQDGPAAGVRSAAAGIDLRQPTRSTLMATLALLRSGGDVLDAETASNAVDWISGAIDNPAALVPASRWGGGLAFDLIDTLARLTRSAERSKINGIADRILALPPADRPGFCHQLEPRGVGRSGARLDSGESREGSGRCPLAPSLASARAVSRRG
- a CDS encoding DUF4365 domain-containing protein; this translates as MQTGSEGEAAVKHAFVKLGWGAAAAPEFDVGTDLFLLVRDQRLFDSGRMLGAQIKTGKAFFKEPKKDSTGQTVGWWFRDNDDEHTAYWINHVLPHILVLHDPETGTSHWVGLTADTVVSTGAGVKILVPSGNTIDEDHRDALMAFAASHHRTSPWEGSAWTGAVSISTSAMLRHALLVPRLVVPRRRAEPQSLLSRRKPPPWSSKVASTNWRPIRT
- the istA gene encoding IS21 family transposase, giving the protein MVSRVELFALIRRDARVEGLSVRALADRHGVHRRTVRQALGSAVPPPRKTPARSSPVTGPLREAMDEILRADLDAPRKQRHTAHRIWERLVDEHDAEIAYRTVSKYVARRRPEILLEARNRAGVMDGFVPQTHLPGQDAEVDFAEVWVNVGGVDTKCFLFTLRMSFSGKAIHRVYSSQGQEAFFAGHVAAFTELGGVPAGEIRYDNLSSAVRRVCFGRSRVETEKWVLFKSAYGVTSFYCMPGKEGAHEKGGVEGEGGRFRRRWFVPVPKIADISGLAGINDRLAAADHAEDARHIDQRTATIGQDFALEAPLLAALPVDEFDIALTTTPRVDRYARITVRQALYSVPARLIGQTVRAKLDAEELVVLHGSAEVARHPRLTTKGGQHLVLDHYLEVLAGKPGALRGATALVHARQKGWFTATHDAFWAAARAKHGDQAGTRLLIEVLLLHRRMAHAHVIAGIRVTLEAGSVSPDVVAIEARKHAAAAGSTAGDVEVEPPGPQRSRSKVVSLPERRRDSDLPPDSRPAPSVAAYDQLLSNTPKKGNAS
- the istB gene encoding IS21-like element helper ATPase IstB, whose translation is MTRTTSRGRDQLTEEAADAAIEQACRILRLPTIRDRFGDQAAAAARQQATYKSFLSELLFIECEDREVRRKARLVKQAGFPRTKRIEDFDFAANPNVPPALVHTLAKGAWIRAGQPVCLIGDSGTGKSHLLIGLGTAAAEAGFKVRYVTAAALVNELVEAADDKHLSKTIARYGRVDLLCLDELGYLELDRRGAELLFQVFTEREERSSIAIASNSAFSEWARTFTDPRLCAAIVDRLTFDASIIETGTESFRLRTTKRRRSSTRAS
- a CDS encoding ImmA/IrrE family metallo-endopeptidase, which gives rise to MSDRLGDVATFFDGGRLTLARQLAGLRKNGLADRIQKTPTAVAAYESGLKRPAAATVAALALALDVSPEFFITRAHELPTATTAPHFRSLRSTSQISRDQAHAYGCMAVDVALTIERHAQFPERNLPSHPVAVDAPASDAPEEAARLLRKQWNLPPGPVGHLIRLAENHGCLVVFSPPGNASVDAYSFDTPLRPIIILNPAKDDYYRQRFDVAHELGHLVMHLDAEPGSRAVEDQAHRFAAEFLTPAEEIADQLPANADWRRLGQLKQQWNISLQALLYRARSLKVMSDVTYRNAMTTVSNRGWRRREPGPMPLLEQPSLLPRAVELLKAETEIDELALAAECQAPLSLFRTIAARAPQPTRGTEKLPQN